In Bosea vestrisii, the following are encoded in one genomic region:
- a CDS encoding cytochrome ubiquinol oxidase subunit I, producing the protein MEIDAFLLSRIQFAFTISFHIVFPAFTIGLSAYIATLLGLWLKTGDQKFHLLARFWTKIFAVSFAMGVVSGIVLSYQFGTNWSRFSAVTGNVLGPLIGYEVLSAFFLEASFLGVLLFGWKRVPPWLHFLSAVIVAGGTALSGFWILSANSWMQYPVGHEVRDGIAYPVDWMKIVFSPTFPLRYAHMMTAAYLTTAFVVLATGARHLLAGHRTESARTMVRMAILMIALTAPLQAVIGDFHGKQTAIYQPAKLAAIEAHWDSSKPGALVLFAWPDEKAELNRFEIAIPGVASLLTHGSMDALFKSLKDFPREDRPPVLIPFFGFRLMVGLGTLMILFGWIGAWLWWRGRIFESQRWLWIAQYTWPAGFVAILAGWFVTEVGRQPWVATGILRSKDAVSPITTAEVAISLALFVFVYCVVFTAGILLINRLIAKGPDEISHEDPPEQPSKRPLKAAQAPASAIFGDGHPGDDKIQPAS; encoded by the coding sequence ATGGAAATCGACGCCTTTCTGCTGTCCCGCATCCAGTTCGCCTTCACGATTTCCTTCCACATCGTCTTTCCCGCCTTCACGATCGGGCTGTCGGCCTATATCGCGACGCTGCTCGGCCTGTGGCTGAAGACCGGCGACCAGAAGTTCCATCTCCTCGCCCGCTTCTGGACCAAGATCTTCGCGGTCTCCTTCGCCATGGGCGTGGTTTCCGGCATCGTGCTCTCCTACCAGTTCGGTACGAACTGGAGCCGGTTCTCGGCAGTCACCGGCAACGTGCTGGGCCCGTTGATCGGCTATGAGGTGCTCAGCGCCTTCTTCCTCGAAGCATCCTTCCTCGGCGTGCTGCTCTTCGGCTGGAAGCGGGTGCCGCCCTGGCTGCATTTCCTCTCGGCGGTGATCGTCGCCGGCGGCACCGCGCTGTCGGGCTTCTGGATTCTCTCGGCCAATAGCTGGATGCAGTACCCGGTCGGGCACGAGGTCCGCGACGGCATCGCCTACCCCGTCGACTGGATGAAGATCGTCTTCAGCCCGACCTTCCCACTGCGCTACGCACACATGATGACGGCGGCCTACCTCACCACCGCCTTCGTCGTGCTGGCGACCGGCGCCCGCCACCTGCTCGCCGGCCATCGCACCGAGTCGGCCAGGACGATGGTGCGGATGGCGATCCTGATGATCGCGCTGACCGCACCGCTGCAGGCTGTCATCGGCGACTTCCACGGCAAGCAGACCGCGATCTACCAGCCAGCCAAACTCGCTGCGATCGAGGCGCACTGGGACTCGTCCAAGCCCGGCGCGCTCGTGCTCTTCGCCTGGCCTGACGAGAAGGCTGAGCTCAACCGCTTCGAGATCGCGATCCCCGGCGTCGCCAGCCTGCTCACCCATGGCAGCATGGACGCCCTGTTCAAGAGCCTGAAGGACTTCCCGCGCGAAGACCGCCCGCCGGTGCTGATCCCCTTCTTCGGCTTCCGGCTGATGGTCGGGCTCGGCACGCTGATGATCCTGTTCGGCTGGATCGGAGCCTGGCTCTGGTGGCGCGGTCGCATCTTCGAGTCGCAGCGCTGGCTCTGGATCGCCCAGTACACCTGGCCCGCCGGCTTCGTCGCCATTCTCGCCGGCTGGTTCGTTACCGAAGTCGGGCGCCAGCCCTGGGTCGCCACCGGCATCCTGCGCTCCAAGGATGCGGTGTCGCCGATCACCACCGCCGAGGTCGCGATCTCGCTGGCGTTGTTCGTCTTCGTCTATTGCGTGGTGTTCACCGCCGGCATCCTCTTGATCAACCGCCTGATCGCCAAGGGACCAGACGAAATCAGCCATGAGGACCCGCCCGAGCAGCCATCGAAGCGGCCGCTGAAGGCGGCGCAGGCACCGGCCTCGGCGATCTTCGGCGACGGTCATCCCGGCGACGACAAGATCCAGCCGGCGAGCTGA
- a CDS encoding uracil-DNA glycosylase — MSFDAVSAAELIAWYAEMGVTEALDETPHDHFAAATELAPARQPVARLVASSQPITARAPTAAPAPPDEAALSAQALAREATTLEELKAALASFEGCPLKASAKSLVFADGNPAGKVMVVGEAPGADEDRAGLPFVGRSGQLLDRMLASIGFNRQEHVYIANLLPWRPPGNRTPTPQEVAICLPFIQRQIQLADPDILVCIGGPSAQGLLGVSGILASRGRWREYDTGTRVIRAIATLHPAYLLRQPLQKRLAWRDLRALKAALDAL, encoded by the coding sequence ATGTCCTTCGACGCCGTCTCCGCAGCCGAACTGATTGCCTGGTACGCCGAGATGGGCGTGACGGAGGCGCTCGACGAGACGCCGCACGACCATTTCGCAGCTGCAACGGAGCTTGCTCCGGCGCGACAGCCTGTCGCACGCCTCGTGGCGTCCTCCCAACCGATAACCGCGCGCGCCCCGACAGCGGCCCCGGCGCCGCCGGACGAAGCGGCGCTGTCGGCCCAGGCGCTGGCGCGCGAGGCGACGACGCTGGAAGAGCTCAAGGCGGCACTCGCCAGCTTCGAAGGTTGCCCGCTCAAGGCCTCGGCGAAAAGCCTCGTCTTCGCCGACGGCAATCCGGCCGGGAAGGTGATGGTCGTTGGCGAGGCGCCGGGCGCTGACGAAGACCGCGCCGGCCTGCCCTTCGTCGGCCGTTCAGGCCAATTGCTCGACCGGATGCTGGCTTCGATCGGCTTCAACCGGCAGGAGCATGTCTATATCGCCAACCTCCTGCCCTGGCGCCCGCCCGGCAACCGCACGCCGACGCCGCAGGAGGTCGCGATCTGCCTGCCGTTCATCCAGCGCCAGATCCAGCTCGCCGATCCCGACATCCTGGTCTGCATCGGCGGCCCGTCGGCGCAGGGGCTGCTCGGCGTCTCCGGCATCCTGGCTTCGCGCGGCCGCTGGCGGGAATACGATACCGGCACCCGCGTGATCCGGGCGATCGCGACGCTGCACCCGGCCTATCTGCTGCGCCAACCGCTGCAGAAGCGCCTGGCCTGGCGCGACTTGCGAGCCCTCAAGGCGGCACTCGACGCGCTTTGA
- the cydB gene encoding cytochrome d ubiquinol oxidase subunit II, translated as MEWYLPVIWAGLIGTAVMLYVVLDGFDLGIAILFPTTADESERDQMMNSVAPFWDGNETWLVLGGAGLWVAFPLAYSVIMPALYLPVTLMLLSLIFRGVAFEFRWVAKPKHRIWDLAFWLGSTTAAFSQGVILGGLIQGVKVVDNQFAGGPFDWLTPFSLMCGAGVVVGYALLGATWLVFKTEGAVADRARRQAKTLLLCLLAFAALVSLWTPYAHPRIAERWFTPSNLLLLWPFPVLTAFCGYMVWKRLHGNHEFTPFAFTIAIFLLCFLGLAISNYPYLVPPGLTIWDTAAAPSSHIFVLIGVSFLLPMILFYTAFVYWTFRGKVKADSGYH; from the coding sequence ATGGAATGGTATCTCCCCGTGATCTGGGCCGGACTGATCGGCACCGCCGTCATGCTCTATGTCGTGCTCGACGGTTTCGACCTCGGCATCGCCATCCTGTTCCCGACGACCGCGGACGAAAGCGAGCGTGACCAGATGATGAACTCGGTCGCGCCGTTCTGGGACGGCAACGAGACCTGGCTGGTGCTCGGCGGCGCCGGCCTCTGGGTCGCGTTCCCGCTGGCCTATTCCGTGATCATGCCGGCCTTGTACCTGCCGGTGACGCTGATGCTGCTGTCGCTGATCTTCCGCGGCGTCGCCTTCGAGTTCCGCTGGGTCGCCAAGCCGAAGCACCGGATCTGGGATCTGGCGTTCTGGCTCGGCTCCACCACCGCTGCCTTCTCGCAAGGCGTCATCCTCGGCGGGCTGATCCAGGGCGTGAAGGTCGTCGATAACCAGTTCGCCGGCGGCCCGTTCGACTGGCTGACGCCATTCTCGCTGATGTGCGGAGCCGGCGTCGTCGTCGGCTACGCCCTGCTCGGCGCGACCTGGCTGGTCTTCAAGACGGAAGGGGCGGTGGCCGATCGCGCCCGGCGCCAGGCCAAGACCCTGCTGCTTTGCCTGCTCGCCTTTGCCGCGCTGGTCTCGCTATGGACGCCTTATGCCCATCCGCGCATCGCCGAGCGCTGGTTCACGCCCTCGAATCTGTTGCTGCTCTGGCCGTTCCCGGTGCTGACCGCCTTCTGCGGCTACATGGTTTGGAAGCGACTGCACGGGAACCACGAGTTCACGCCCTTCGCCTTCACCATCGCGATCTTCCTGCTCTGCTTCCTCGGCCTGGCGATCTCGAACTATCCCTATCTGGTGCCACCCGGCCTGACGATCTGGGACACCGCAGCGGCTCCGAGTTCGCACATCTTCGTACTGATCGGCGTCAGCTTTCTCCTGCCGATGATCCTGTTCTACACGGCCTTCGTGTACTGGACCTTCCGCGGCAAGGTGAAGGCCGATAGCGGCTATCATTGA